The following coding sequences lie in one Xiphophorus maculatus strain JP 163 A chromosome 4, X_maculatus-5.0-male, whole genome shotgun sequence genomic window:
- the ap1g1 gene encoding AP-1 complex subunit gamma-1 isoform X2, translated as MPAPIRLRELIRTIRTARTQAEEREMIQKECAAIRSSFREEDNTYRCRNVAKLLYMHMLGYPAHFGQLECLKLIASQKFTDKRIGYLGAMLLLDERQDVHLLMTNCIKNDLNHSTQYVQGLALCTLGCMGSSEMCRDLAGEVEKLLKTSNSYLRKKAALCAVHVIRKVPELMEMFLPATKNLLSEKNHGVLHTSVVLLTEMCERSPDMLAHFRKLVPQLVRILKNLIMSGYSPEHDVSGISDPFLQVRILRLLRILGKNDDDSSEAMNDILAQVATNTETSKNVGNAILYETVLTIMDIKSESGLRVLAINILGRFLLNNDKNIRYVALTSLLKTVQTDHNAVQRHRSTIVDCLKDLDVSIKRRAMELSFALVNGNNIRGMMKELLYFLDSCDPEFKADCASGVFLAAEKYAPSKRWHIDTIMRVLTTAGSYVRDDSVPNLIQLITNSVEMHAYTVQRLYKALLDDISQQPLVQVASWCIGEYGDLLVSGQCEEEEPIQVTEDEVLDVLEGLLVSNLSTPVTRGYSLTAIMKLSTRFSSVNRIKKVVSIYGSSIDVELQQRAVEYNALFKKYDHMRPALLERMPIMEKTASNGPTEIVQTNGETEPSTVEAKHPPPVTQPTNQANDLLDLLGGNDVVPVIQTTIPTKPVSAGGELLDLLGDLSLSGGPAPAPAPSVPTSQPPFLLDGLTSQPLFNDIAAAGIPSMTAYNKNGLKIDFTFERANPNPNIAVITIHATNSTEAEMTDFVFQAAVPKTFQLQLLSPSSNVVPALNQGTVTQVIRVLNPQKQQLRMRIKLTYTHKGSAVQDLAEVNNFPPQSWQ; from the exons ATGCCAGCTCCGATCAGACTGCGGGAGCTGATCCGGACCATCCGGACGGCACGGACCCAGGCAGAGGAGCGAGAGATGATCCAGAAAGAGTGTGCTGCTATCCGCTCGTCTTTCAGAGAGGAAGACAACACATACCGTTGCAGAAATGTGGCAAAGTTACTTTATATGCACATGTTGGGCTACCCAGCCCACTTTGGGCAG CTGGAGTGTCTGAAGCTGATTGCATCCCAAAAGTTCACTGACAAACGGATAGGTTATTTGGGAGCTATGCTTCTTCTGGACGAGAGACAGGACGTTCATTTACTAATGACAAATTGCATTAAAAA TGATTTGAATCACAGCACACAGTACGTCCAAGGCCTGGCTTTGTGCACTTTAGGCTGCATGGGGTCCTCAGAAATGTGTCGTGACCTGGCGGGGGAGGTAGAGAAGCTGCTTAAAACATCCAACTCATACTTGAGGAAAAAG GCAGCATTGTGTGCAGTCCATGTCATCAGGAAGGTCCCAGAGCTCATGGAAATGTTTCTTCCAGCCACAAAAAACCTGCTGAGTGAGAAGAACCACG GTGTTCTGCATACATCTGTCGTCCTCCTTACTGAGATGTGTGAAAGAAGTCCTGATATGCTGGCCCACTTCAGAAAG ctGGTTCCACAGTTGGTGAGAATCCTCAAGAACCTAATAATGTCTGGATATTCTCCTGAACATGATGTGTCGGGCATAAGCGACCCTTTCCTGCAG GTGCGGATATTGAGACTACTGAGAATTTTAGGCAAGAATGATGATGACTCCAGTGAAGCAATGAATGACATTCTCGCACAG GTTGCAACAAACACAGAGACGAGTAAAAATGTAGGTAATGCAATCCTGTATGAGACTGTACTGACCATAATGGACATCAAGTCTGAAAGTGGACTGAGg gttTTGGCCATTAACATACTAGGTCGCTTCCTTCTtaacaatgacaaaaatataag ATATGTGGCATTGACATCTCTACTAAAGACGGTACAAACAGACCACAATGCGGTGCAGAGGCATCGGAGCACCATTGTGGATTGTTTAAAAGATCTGGACGTCTCCATTAAGAG ACGTGCGATGGAGCTGAGTTTTGCCCTCGTGAACGGCAACAACATCAGAGGCATGATGAAGGAGCTGCTCTACTTTCTGGACTCCTGTGACCCAGAATTCAAGGCAGACTGTGCATCAGGAGTGTTTCTAGCTGCTGAGAA ATATGCTCCTTCGAAAAGATGGCACATAGACACCATTATGAGAGTACTCACAACG GCAGGGAGCTACGTGCGAGACGACTCTGTTCCCAACCTGATCCAGCTCATCACAAACTCTGTGGAGATGCACGCGTATACAGTTCAGAGACTTTACAAAGCACTGCTGGACGACATTTCACAG CAACCTCTTGTGCAGGTTGCGTCATGGTGCATAGGAGAATATGGAGACCTCCTGGTGTCAGGGCagtgtgaggaagaggagcccATCCAG GTGACTGAGGATGAAGTTCTGGATGTATTGGAAGGTCTTCTGGTGTCCAATCTGTCCACGCCCGTGACCCGCGGCTATTCCCTCACCGCCATCATGAAGCTGTCGACTCGTTTCAGCAGCGTGAA cCGAATCAAAAAGGTGGTTTCAATATACGGGAGTAGCATTGACGTGGAGCTTCAGCAGAGAGCTGTGGAGTACAACGCACTTTTCAAGAAATACGACCACATGAG ACCCGCTCTTCTTGAACGTATGCCTATTATGGAGAAGACGGCCTCTAATGGTCCCACAGAAATCGTACAGACAAACGGAGAGACTGAGCCATCTACGGTGGAGGCAAAACATCCACCGCCTGTTACCCAACCAACAAACCAA GCTAATGATTTGTTAGACCTGCTGGGTGGAAATGATGTGGTGCCGGTAATCCAGACTACGATTCCCACAAAGCCTGTCTCAGCTGGAGGAGAGCTGCTTGACCTCCTGGGCGACCTCTCACTAAGTG GTGGTCCGGCGCCTGCACCCGCTCCCTCAGTGCCCACTTCCCAGCCACCTTTCCTGCTGGATGGGCTCACTTCACAACCCCTGTTCAATGACATTGCAGCTGCAG GTATTCCTTCCATGACTGCATACAACAAGAATGGTCTAAAAATAGACTTCACATTTGAGAGAGCTAACCCCAACCCAAACATCGCAGTCATCACCATCCACGCCACCAACTCAACAGAGGCTGAAATGACCGACTTTGTTTTTCAGGCTGCAGTACCAAAG acattccagctgcagctccttTCCCCCAGCAGTAATGTTGTCCCAGCTCTCAACCAGGGAACTGTAACACAGGTCATCAGAGTTCTCAACCCACAGAAG caacaacTACGAATGAGGATCAAACTAACCTACACCCACAAAGGCTCGGCCGTGCAGGACCTGGCAGAGGTTAATAACTTCCCCCCGCAGTCGTGGCAGTGA
- the ap1g1 gene encoding AP-1 complex subunit gamma-1 isoform X1: MPAPIRLRELIRTIRTARTQAEEREMIQKECAAIRSSFREEDNTYRCRNVAKLLYMHMLGYPAHFGQLECLKLIASQKFTDKRIGYLGAMLLLDERQDVHLLMTNCIKNDLNHSTQYVQGLALCTLGCMGSSEMCRDLAGEVEKLLKTSNSYLRKKAALCAVHVIRKVPELMEMFLPATKNLLSEKNHGVLHTSVVLLTEMCERSPDMLAHFRKNEKLVPQLVRILKNLIMSGYSPEHDVSGISDPFLQVRILRLLRILGKNDDDSSEAMNDILAQVATNTETSKNVGNAILYETVLTIMDIKSESGLRVLAINILGRFLLNNDKNIRYVALTSLLKTVQTDHNAVQRHRSTIVDCLKDLDVSIKRRAMELSFALVNGNNIRGMMKELLYFLDSCDPEFKADCASGVFLAAEKYAPSKRWHIDTIMRVLTTAGSYVRDDSVPNLIQLITNSVEMHAYTVQRLYKALLDDISQQPLVQVASWCIGEYGDLLVSGQCEEEEPIQVTEDEVLDVLEGLLVSNLSTPVTRGYSLTAIMKLSTRFSSVNRIKKVVSIYGSSIDVELQQRAVEYNALFKKYDHMRPALLERMPIMEKTASNGPTEIVQTNGETEPSTVEAKHPPPVTQPTNQANDLLDLLGGNDVVPVIQTTIPTKPVSAGGELLDLLGDLSLSGGPAPAPAPSVPTSQPPFLLDGLTSQPLFNDIAAAGIPSMTAYNKNGLKIDFTFERANPNPNIAVITIHATNSTEAEMTDFVFQAAVPKTFQLQLLSPSSNVVPALNQGTVTQVIRVLNPQKQQLRMRIKLTYTHKGSAVQDLAEVNNFPPQSWQ; this comes from the exons ATGCCAGCTCCGATCAGACTGCGGGAGCTGATCCGGACCATCCGGACGGCACGGACCCAGGCAGAGGAGCGAGAGATGATCCAGAAAGAGTGTGCTGCTATCCGCTCGTCTTTCAGAGAGGAAGACAACACATACCGTTGCAGAAATGTGGCAAAGTTACTTTATATGCACATGTTGGGCTACCCAGCCCACTTTGGGCAG CTGGAGTGTCTGAAGCTGATTGCATCCCAAAAGTTCACTGACAAACGGATAGGTTATTTGGGAGCTATGCTTCTTCTGGACGAGAGACAGGACGTTCATTTACTAATGACAAATTGCATTAAAAA TGATTTGAATCACAGCACACAGTACGTCCAAGGCCTGGCTTTGTGCACTTTAGGCTGCATGGGGTCCTCAGAAATGTGTCGTGACCTGGCGGGGGAGGTAGAGAAGCTGCTTAAAACATCCAACTCATACTTGAGGAAAAAG GCAGCATTGTGTGCAGTCCATGTCATCAGGAAGGTCCCAGAGCTCATGGAAATGTTTCTTCCAGCCACAAAAAACCTGCTGAGTGAGAAGAACCACG GTGTTCTGCATACATCTGTCGTCCTCCTTACTGAGATGTGTGAAAGAAGTCCTGATATGCTGGCCCACTTCAGAAAG AATGAGAAG ctGGTTCCACAGTTGGTGAGAATCCTCAAGAACCTAATAATGTCTGGATATTCTCCTGAACATGATGTGTCGGGCATAAGCGACCCTTTCCTGCAG GTGCGGATATTGAGACTACTGAGAATTTTAGGCAAGAATGATGATGACTCCAGTGAAGCAATGAATGACATTCTCGCACAG GTTGCAACAAACACAGAGACGAGTAAAAATGTAGGTAATGCAATCCTGTATGAGACTGTACTGACCATAATGGACATCAAGTCTGAAAGTGGACTGAGg gttTTGGCCATTAACATACTAGGTCGCTTCCTTCTtaacaatgacaaaaatataag ATATGTGGCATTGACATCTCTACTAAAGACGGTACAAACAGACCACAATGCGGTGCAGAGGCATCGGAGCACCATTGTGGATTGTTTAAAAGATCTGGACGTCTCCATTAAGAG ACGTGCGATGGAGCTGAGTTTTGCCCTCGTGAACGGCAACAACATCAGAGGCATGATGAAGGAGCTGCTCTACTTTCTGGACTCCTGTGACCCAGAATTCAAGGCAGACTGTGCATCAGGAGTGTTTCTAGCTGCTGAGAA ATATGCTCCTTCGAAAAGATGGCACATAGACACCATTATGAGAGTACTCACAACG GCAGGGAGCTACGTGCGAGACGACTCTGTTCCCAACCTGATCCAGCTCATCACAAACTCTGTGGAGATGCACGCGTATACAGTTCAGAGACTTTACAAAGCACTGCTGGACGACATTTCACAG CAACCTCTTGTGCAGGTTGCGTCATGGTGCATAGGAGAATATGGAGACCTCCTGGTGTCAGGGCagtgtgaggaagaggagcccATCCAG GTGACTGAGGATGAAGTTCTGGATGTATTGGAAGGTCTTCTGGTGTCCAATCTGTCCACGCCCGTGACCCGCGGCTATTCCCTCACCGCCATCATGAAGCTGTCGACTCGTTTCAGCAGCGTGAA cCGAATCAAAAAGGTGGTTTCAATATACGGGAGTAGCATTGACGTGGAGCTTCAGCAGAGAGCTGTGGAGTACAACGCACTTTTCAAGAAATACGACCACATGAG ACCCGCTCTTCTTGAACGTATGCCTATTATGGAGAAGACGGCCTCTAATGGTCCCACAGAAATCGTACAGACAAACGGAGAGACTGAGCCATCTACGGTGGAGGCAAAACATCCACCGCCTGTTACCCAACCAACAAACCAA GCTAATGATTTGTTAGACCTGCTGGGTGGAAATGATGTGGTGCCGGTAATCCAGACTACGATTCCCACAAAGCCTGTCTCAGCTGGAGGAGAGCTGCTTGACCTCCTGGGCGACCTCTCACTAAGTG GTGGTCCGGCGCCTGCACCCGCTCCCTCAGTGCCCACTTCCCAGCCACCTTTCCTGCTGGATGGGCTCACTTCACAACCCCTGTTCAATGACATTGCAGCTGCAG GTATTCCTTCCATGACTGCATACAACAAGAATGGTCTAAAAATAGACTTCACATTTGAGAGAGCTAACCCCAACCCAAACATCGCAGTCATCACCATCCACGCCACCAACTCAACAGAGGCTGAAATGACCGACTTTGTTTTTCAGGCTGCAGTACCAAAG acattccagctgcagctccttTCCCCCAGCAGTAATGTTGTCCCAGCTCTCAACCAGGGAACTGTAACACAGGTCATCAGAGTTCTCAACCCACAGAAG caacaacTACGAATGAGGATCAAACTAACCTACACCCACAAAGGCTCGGCCGTGCAGGACCTGGCAGAGGTTAATAACTTCCCCCCGCAGTCGTGGCAGTGA